A region of Chitinophaga horti DNA encodes the following proteins:
- a CDS encoding redoxin domain-containing protein — translation MNMKGIAFSGLLALSTGLAVAQKPYAVYPDHPVAGDSVTVFYNPESTILKGLAPVTGVVYYYRNNDWEARDITMRMTDSGWVSRFLVPADAVLMVNNFSANGKTDKGGRPTYAYLLSNKQGQQMPTSYAAWGMLRTEALRREMPPITSDSAVITNEVGRFWMNQELRNFPMSRRTIFLPTMKILKAFDPAKMDTILVREANYIGTLPDVTEDELRAVSSAYRELAGNRAKADSVDKVIISKFPDGVVARDKALRAFYMAPAGQKTITQWKAFIAKFPYEKFQYVDSEEDRLWYDKAFRAAVYEQVGKKNYNILYEMAPVAPLNALTEFHRLLVMGAESHGEVTLDFIFPYSKMLVEEIEKLSKNKRGLASKYLSESQWEQHVLEYALPAYLGHASYLHRKGDDKTALVWMEKVKDFKRANSAEFMGLYATLLESNGRHNEAMQLVENAVAMNKATPEIIDLLKKEYVKKNKSDKGFDAYFNSLKSAETLSEQQAHLREQMLRKEAPMFKLEQLKGGYADLAKQKGNIIVIDFWATWCGPCKAALPGMQMAVNKYANDKNVNFYFIATQETKPDYKEQIKAFLKENNYNLNVLYDGKNTNGRLDDTYSKYAKTLKFSGIPAKIIIDGKGQIRWASNGYMGSPSALADEISYVIELLKKEG, via the coding sequence ATGAACATGAAAGGCATTGCCTTCTCGGGACTGCTGGCCCTCTCAACGGGCCTGGCAGTCGCCCAGAAGCCCTACGCAGTATACCCGGACCATCCGGTAGCCGGAGATTCCGTGACTGTGTTTTATAACCCGGAATCCACCATCCTGAAAGGCCTCGCGCCGGTTACAGGCGTAGTATACTACTATCGTAACAATGATTGGGAAGCGCGCGATATTACCATGCGTATGACCGACAGTGGCTGGGTCAGCCGCTTCCTGGTACCTGCAGACGCTGTGCTGATGGTGAACAACTTCAGCGCTAATGGCAAGACGGATAAGGGTGGCAGGCCAACGTATGCCTACCTGTTATCCAACAAACAAGGCCAGCAGATGCCTACTTCTTACGCCGCCTGGGGTATGTTGCGTACCGAAGCGTTAAGACGTGAAATGCCGCCCATTACAAGCGATAGCGCGGTTATCACCAACGAAGTAGGTCGTTTCTGGATGAACCAGGAGCTGCGTAATTTCCCGATGAGCCGTCGCACCATCTTCCTGCCTACGATGAAGATTTTAAAAGCATTTGATCCGGCTAAGATGGATACAATCCTGGTGAGAGAAGCGAACTATATCGGCACCCTGCCCGACGTTACGGAAGATGAACTGCGCGCTGTAAGCAGCGCCTATCGCGAACTGGCTGGCAACCGCGCCAAGGCAGATTCTGTGGATAAGGTGATCATATCGAAATTTCCCGACGGCGTTGTTGCCCGCGATAAAGCATTAAGGGCTTTTTATATGGCGCCGGCTGGTCAAAAAACGATCACGCAGTGGAAGGCTTTTATCGCTAAATTTCCTTACGAGAAATTCCAGTACGTAGATAGCGAGGAAGATCGCCTGTGGTACGACAAAGCCTTCCGCGCGGCAGTCTACGAACAAGTGGGCAAAAAGAACTACAACATCCTGTACGAGATGGCCCCGGTTGCGCCATTGAACGCACTTACGGAGTTTCATCGCCTGCTGGTGATGGGCGCTGAAAGTCATGGTGAAGTAACGCTTGATTTCATCTTCCCGTACTCAAAAATGCTGGTGGAGGAAATCGAAAAGTTAAGTAAGAATAAAAGAGGACTGGCGAGCAAATACCTGAGCGAATCGCAATGGGAACAGCATGTGCTGGAATATGCATTACCTGCCTACCTGGGGCACGCTTCATACCTGCATCGCAAGGGCGACGATAAAACCGCACTGGTGTGGATGGAAAAGGTAAAAGACTTTAAACGTGCCAACAGTGCAGAATTTATGGGTCTTTACGCAACCCTGCTCGAAAGCAACGGTCGCCACAACGAAGCGATGCAGCTGGTGGAGAACGCCGTAGCCATGAACAAAGCAACGCCTGAAATCATCGATCTGCTGAAAAAGGAGTATGTTAAGAAGAATAAGAGCGACAAAGGCTTTGATGCTTATTTCAACAGCCTTAAGAGTGCAGAAACATTGTCCGAACAACAGGCTCACCTGCGCGAGCAAATGCTGCGTAAAGAAGCGCCGATGTTCAAACTGGAGCAACTGAAAGGCGGTTACGCGGATCTTGCCAAACAGAAAGGTAATATCATCGTGATCGACTTCTGGGCAACCTGGTGCGGCCCTTGTAAAGCAGCATTACCAGGCATGCAGATGGCAGTGAACAAGTACGCGAACGACAAAAATGTAAACTTCTACTTCATCGCTACACAGGAAACGAAGCCTGACTATAAAGAACAGATCAAGGCGTTCCTGAAGGAAAATAATTACAACCTAAACGTTCTGTACGACGGTAAAAATACCAACGGCCGCCTGGACGATACGTACAGCAAATACGCCAAGACGCTTAAGTTCTCCGGCATTCCCGCCAAGATCATTATTGATGGTAAAGGCCAGATCCGCTGGGCTTCCAATGGTTATATGGGCAGCCCGAGCGCGCTGGCAGACGAAATCAGCTACGTAATTGAATTATTAAAGAAGGAAGGATGA
- a CDS encoding PKD-like family lipoprotein encodes MKLKLSYIIPAFAAALALNACKKDKGNYDYTTVNIPAIDTAGIGGARFIERYGVMDINPRINYAGGDTAALTYRWIIYPHVTGSTPPTEPPRVMSQSLHLASPVIERVGEYRLELIVTDSVNGLKANVIFPVTVSVGLEYGVMVLHGNNDSSDVDFLITADAVPVSGVVPRRLRGLYAGATGAKLAGIPRFVAQERRVSNTNEPNWIVVGSNRHISRMKGQDFSLLREDLRYFRRPETVLAPEAFMYLNSGYGALINGGKLHMYNSTYELDAVFSGAVPGDYDLAPYFTHATSSSLLAAVYDKKFGKFIHPASVAGSMIDFKAPTGVAPFDLRNIGKDMLYMDRGFSGNTHAFFKDRTGVGYWLYVCNFNKADDGNMAVAAYNMTNLPEIAAAKYFQASELGYVDFYATDRKVYAYDYFGANTSKVVFDGLPAGETITCMKIYKPRPNFSVTTAEGRLLYIATWDGTQGRVYEFALNGVSGDVTLPAKNVSTGYGQVYDITAKNRGSGAY; translated from the coding sequence ATGAAACTTAAGTTAAGCTATATTATTCCGGCATTTGCGGCGGCCCTCGCCCTGAATGCCTGTAAAAAAGACAAGGGCAATTACGATTACACCACGGTAAATATTCCCGCGATCGATACAGCGGGCATCGGTGGCGCAAGGTTCATCGAACGTTATGGTGTGATGGACATCAATCCGCGTATCAACTATGCGGGTGGCGACACAGCAGCGCTGACTTACCGCTGGATCATTTATCCGCACGTAACCGGCAGTACGCCTCCCACAGAACCACCACGTGTAATGTCGCAGTCGCTGCACCTGGCGTCTCCGGTGATCGAACGCGTAGGAGAATACCGCCTGGAACTGATCGTTACGGACAGCGTAAATGGTTTGAAAGCGAACGTAATCTTCCCGGTTACCGTATCCGTGGGATTGGAATATGGGGTGATGGTGTTGCATGGTAACAACGATTCTTCCGATGTAGATTTTCTGATTACGGCAGATGCGGTGCCTGTAAGCGGTGTGGTTCCGCGCAGGCTGCGTGGCCTGTACGCCGGTGCTACCGGTGCAAAACTGGCCGGCATTCCCCGCTTCGTGGCGCAGGAAAGAAGGGTCAGCAATACCAACGAACCTAACTGGATCGTAGTGGGCAGTAACCGACACATTTCGCGCATGAAAGGGCAGGACTTCTCCCTGCTGCGTGAAGATCTGCGCTACTTCCGTCGTCCGGAAACAGTGCTGGCTCCCGAGGCGTTCATGTACCTGAACAGCGGTTACGGTGCGCTCATTAACGGTGGTAAGTTACATATGTACAACTCAACTTATGAGCTGGATGCCGTGTTTAGCGGTGCCGTTCCAGGTGATTACGACCTGGCGCCTTATTTCACGCATGCTACGTCTTCCAGCTTGCTGGCGGCGGTGTACGATAAAAAGTTCGGCAAGTTTATTCACCCGGCTTCTGTCGCAGGCAGCATGATCGACTTTAAAGCACCAACAGGCGTGGCACCGTTCGACTTGCGCAATATCGGAAAGGATATGCTGTACATGGACCGTGGCTTTTCCGGCAATACGCATGCGTTCTTTAAAGATCGCACCGGCGTTGGTTACTGGCTGTACGTATGCAATTTCAATAAAGCAGATGATGGCAATATGGCGGTGGCAGCTTACAACATGACTAATCTGCCCGAAATCGCTGCTGCGAAATATTTCCAGGCGAGCGAGCTGGGATATGTGGACTTCTACGCGACCGATCGTAAAGTGTATGCTTATGATTATTTCGGCGCCAATACCTCGAAAGTGGTGTTTGATGGCTTGCCTGCCGGCGAAACTATTACCTGCATGAAGATATACAAGCCTCGTCCCAACTTTAGTGTAACTACTGCCGAAGGCCGCCTGTTATACATTGCCACCTGGGACGGTACACAGGGCCGTGTATACGAATTTGCGCTCAACGGCGTGAGCGGCGATGTGACCCTCCCGGCTAAAAACGTATCTACCGGCTACGGACAGGTGTATGATATCACCGCTAAAAATCGTGGCTCCGGCGCTTATTAA
- a CDS encoding DUF4843 domain-containing protein — MKLQHIKIVLLFAFTLLAAACEKDIAAYKDEPRVYFFERATDLTQTRITFKSFSFVTLPLGITRDTFLVKVKVMGDTASRDRIVRGRAIATGTTAAEGKHYDFIDGIVPAGTVIGYIPVVLHRTEDIKDTSVTLNLGVAATADFKQGVGEDSSITLTWSDNVVKPANWDALIGLSYYFGTYSAAKWRFIISVTGKDNFPLQQSGRIPPKEGEYTNAGMLDLNAVLKQALKAYNNANDPDLTDERGQLVTFPL, encoded by the coding sequence ATGAAACTGCAACATATAAAGATCGTTTTACTGTTCGCGTTTACGCTGCTGGCAGCAGCCTGCGAAAAAGACATCGCGGCGTATAAGGACGAGCCGCGCGTATACTTCTTCGAACGTGCTACTGACCTTACCCAAACCCGTATCACTTTTAAATCCTTCTCTTTCGTAACCCTGCCGCTGGGTATTACCCGCGATACTTTTCTCGTAAAAGTAAAAGTGATGGGCGATACCGCTTCCCGCGACCGTATCGTGAGAGGCCGTGCCATTGCTACCGGAACAACCGCCGCTGAAGGTAAACATTACGATTTCATAGACGGTATTGTACCAGCTGGCACGGTGATCGGTTATATTCCGGTGGTGCTGCATCGTACGGAAGATATTAAGGACACCTCGGTGACCCTCAACCTGGGTGTGGCTGCTACGGCGGATTTTAAACAGGGAGTAGGGGAGGATAGTTCCATTACCCTTACCTGGAGCGATAACGTGGTGAAGCCCGCGAACTGGGATGCGCTGATCGGTTTGTCGTACTACTTCGGTACCTACAGCGCAGCGAAATGGCGTTTTATCATCTCCGTTACCGGTAAAGATAATTTCCCTTTACAGCAAAGCGGAAGGATACCACCGAAAGAAGGAGAGTATACCAATGCCGGCATGCTCGACCTGAACGCCGTGCTGAAACAGGCGCTTAAGGCTTACAACAACGCCAATGATCCGGATTTAACGGATGAACGTGGGCAGCTGGTAACATTCCCGCTGTAG
- a CDS encoding RagB/SusD family nutrient uptake outer membrane protein, which translates to MRFNRILIWALPVVMLASCKDFLDVKPKTQIDADVAFDDEQGFMDALTGVYLNMSVDALYGKELSYGLLDVLGQQHTRFVSTFHEYYDASFYRYTNDSVRRKTDGIYKAMYKTLANDNNLIANLATVNRRMFRDSNYAIINGEAHALRAFMHFDLLRLFGPSPAAPGGGATKAIPYMDVLTVDALPRLTVAEVLTRIQADLTIAAAALKTADPIVTGSVAPTSTYLRERYYKVNYYAVKALQARVYLYAGDKVNALAAAREVIGSGVFTFTPEPEMRSGNNVFTQELVFTFFKADMAAITTNYFTPGGNSLLTKNSDNEFKEVYEGTNDYRYVRITELQDSSSLLRLSTKLQQSAGTSAAYLRKLPIIRVSEMYYIAAECLKTTDPAAAVEYLNIVRRARNITADLSAGLTEAQLQNEIFKEYRKDLYLEGQLFYYYKRLNLPQIGAVNANNTIYVLPLPDSEVEYGNGK; encoded by the coding sequence ATGAGATTTAATCGCATATTGATATGGGCTTTACCGGTAGTGATGCTGGCCTCCTGCAAAGACTTCCTGGATGTAAAGCCGAAAACACAGATCGACGCAGATGTTGCGTTCGACGACGAGCAGGGCTTCATGGATGCGCTCACCGGCGTATATCTCAACATGAGTGTAGACGCTCTGTACGGTAAAGAGCTTTCCTACGGCCTGCTGGACGTACTCGGACAGCAACACACCCGTTTCGTAAGTACTTTTCATGAATACTATGACGCTTCTTTTTACCGCTACACGAACGATAGCGTGCGCAGGAAAACAGATGGCATCTATAAAGCCATGTATAAAACACTGGCAAACGATAACAACCTGATCGCGAACCTCGCAACCGTCAACCGCCGCATGTTCCGCGACTCTAACTACGCGATCATCAACGGGGAAGCACATGCATTGAGAGCGTTCATGCACTTCGACCTGCTGCGGCTGTTTGGTCCGTCCCCGGCGGCACCGGGTGGTGGCGCAACGAAGGCTATTCCTTATATGGATGTGTTGACGGTGGATGCATTGCCCCGCTTAACCGTGGCGGAAGTACTTACCCGTATACAGGCCGACCTGACGATCGCTGCGGCTGCGCTTAAAACAGCTGATCCAATTGTGACAGGCAGCGTGGCCCCCACATCCACCTATCTGCGCGAGCGCTATTACAAAGTAAACTACTACGCCGTAAAAGCTTTGCAGGCACGTGTATACCTCTACGCAGGCGATAAAGTGAATGCACTGGCCGCAGCCCGTGAAGTGATCGGATCAGGCGTGTTTACATTTACGCCCGAGCCGGAAATGCGTAGTGGTAACAATGTATTTACCCAGGAGCTGGTATTCACCTTCTTCAAGGCGGATATGGCGGCTATTACAACCAATTACTTTACACCGGGTGGTAACAGCCTGCTCACGAAAAACAGCGACAATGAGTTTAAGGAAGTGTACGAAGGTACCAACGACTACCGGTACGTTCGTATCACCGAACTGCAGGACTCTTCCTCACTGCTGCGTTTGAGCACCAAACTGCAGCAGTCGGCCGGCACCAGTGCAGCTTATCTGCGTAAACTGCCCATCATTCGCGTATCCGAAATGTATTACATCGCTGCCGAGTGTTTAAAAACGACTGATCCTGCTGCGGCTGTCGAATACCTGAACATTGTGAGAAGAGCGCGCAACATCACCGCGGATTTGTCTGCCGGTTTAACCGAAGCCCAGCTCCAGAACGAAATCTTCAAGGAATACCGCAAAGATCTTTACCTGGAAGGACAGCTGTTTTACTACTACAAGCGGCTGAACCTTCCGCAGATCGGTGCGGTGAATGCGAACAATACGATTTACGTTCTGCCGCTGCCCGACAGTGAAGTGGAATATGGAAACGGCAAGTAA